Sequence from the Phaeodactylum tricornutum CCAP 1055/1 chromosome 20, whole genome shotgun sequence genome:
GTAGTTCTCCCTTCGTAAAAAGGCCCGTCGCGATCACACCCCAGGCGCCACCCACCATATGCACGGGAATGGCGTCGACAGCATCGTCAATACGGAAGTAGACAAGCAACTTTGAACCCAACAGGTAAAACCAACCAGCGCCAATACCAATCAGGACGGCAGCCCACGTTTCAACAGTCTGGAAAACACAGTATCGCAATAGTCATAGTTAGCGAGTTATGAAGAATAACTGTTTTGAAAGTCGCGTCCTACTTACCGCGCATCCCGCTGTTATCGCGACCAATCCCGTCAAACATCCGTTCATAGTGTAGCCCAAATCGTATGTGTGCAAGCCGGTGTACCAGTAGTCAAATAAAGTTGAAGTAAACATGGCGCTGACGGCACCCGCACACGCAGCTAGGGTGGTATTGACGGCTACCAAAGCCGCAACTTGACCGTTTTCAATACTcgaaatgaagaagacggAACCTGGGTTAAAGCCGTACCAGCCAAACCAAAGACAAAACGTTCCCAGAAACTGCAAGGCAACCGAATGGGGAGGAAATTCGGCTGGCTCTTCGAGAGGATTGCCCTCCTTGTCGTAGAAGCGACCAATGCGAGGGCCCAAAACCAGAGCTGCCGCCAAAGCCGTAACACCTCCGGTCATGTGGACTGGTCCAGAGCCCGCCAAGTCAATGGCGCCAGATCCCCACAATGGATCTGTGGCTGTGTTGGAGAGGAATCCGTTGCTCGACCAAAATGCGTGGGCGACAACTGGATAGACAAACCCAGCCAAAAAAACGGAATACATCAAATAGGCCTTCATTTGAGTGCGCTCAGCGATCTGAAATTCATTAAAGACAGCGGCTTGAATTAGTGCCGACGTGTGTCAATGCATAGAGAAATGCGTGCTGCATCATTATCTTACCGTTCCAGCGACAATTGAGGAAAGGGCACAAGCAAAGGCAAATTGGAAAAACCAGTTTTCCAGTCGAATGTCATCTCCCTGGAGGAAAAAGCCTGCGTTACCAACAAATGTCTTGGACCCAGCATTGTCTCCACCGTAGGCAAAGGCATAGCCTACACTCCAGAACGCGAGACCGCCTCCACATGAATCGAGCAAGTTCCAGAGAATCACATTCTTGACATTCTTCGCTCGAATGGATCCGGCACAGAGCATAGCAAATCCTGTCTGCATGAAGTAGACAAGGGCCCCGGCAAAGATAAGATAAAAGGCATCGATACCTCCTGCGAGGTTGCTGGTCTGATCGCTTAGCGCCTGAACCACAGCGAAAGGAGGGTGATATGTGTTAAAAGTCAGTATCGAATGAAAAGAAGAGCCGACCCCGTTCCCCTCTTTACTTACGCCGTCATGTCCCGTAGAGAGGCACTGCAGAAGCTGATCAAGCTGCTCACCGCTATCGAATTGACCGGCGCAAGATTGATAGATAGCACTACTCGACATTCTGCTACTTGGGTTTTATGACACCGCAGACGGGTTCTGGTTTTTGTTGGATTTTTTTTGTGGCTGGAAGGCAACATAAAAGCATTTGAGCAGTTTGTGACGCTAGAACTAGTAGAAATGATCCAAACCAAATTACGGTTGGTTCGCTTCGCATGAAATGAGAATCTGAAATTGTGATTGGGTCGATCTTTTGTATGATGAGGTGATAAATGTCATCGAGATGAAGACACAGCATGAACCTTACATTAATTTGATTTTGTCGTAGTTAACTAAAGTCTGGCAAAATTATTCGTCGTGTGTTGATGATGTCATTATGTCATTACGACTGGCGTGAAAAGAAGTAGCTTGTTGTCTTGAGGACTATGCACACAACAAGCTTTGTTTGAAATTGCTAGATGTAAAATGCCTACGTTCAAACTGAAAAAGTCCAAGTTCGGTAagtgctcacagtcagtcaataCTTTCACAAATTAACTTGCTCCTGATTCTTCCTATATAGTGTAAGTTTCAGGGGTAGCTGAAACAGTGAGTACGGGTGATGTGGTTTGCTAGTCACCGCGAGTATCAGTCCCGCAATAAACATGTAGTCGTCACAAAAGTGTGTTACACATAAGCAATCCGACAACCTTATATTCTACATAATCTCCAAAACATAAAACATCCCAGTAAAACAACTCCCAGACGGTCTACAGCCAAGACCATGGGCGGACAGAAAAAGACGAACACGCGACTACTCTCGTGCCGCAGCAATGACGGCCGCAATAGCCTCCATTTCCCGGGTTTGTTTGTTCAGGGATGTGTCCAGTtgatcatcgtcttcttgcaaagacttttccaaatccatCAATTCCTTAAGTCGCGCTTGTCGGTCTTCGTATGTTGCTTTGCGTTTGTCACTTCGCTTTTTTAGACTCTTAGTAAGCATGTTTTGGTGTTCCATCATCGACTCCAACGAAGCCGAGAGCGATCCAAGGCGGTCATTCATGTTgtgatttttctttttgaacCCTTCGTGTTGCTCCATGAGATCGCCCAGCGTGTCTCGAAGGCCTTTGAGATCATCCCTGGCTTGGAGGAGTTTTTGCTTTCCTGCTTCGATATCAATATCCTTGTTCCTTGTCGTCCCTCTGGATTCGTCGAGCTCTTTTCGGACTTTTTCAAGCTCTTTTTTCATGGTCTCAAcctcctcttctttttcgccGGATAATAATTTCAGTGCGTTATATTTGGCCTTCCATTGTTCTTCGGTCTCGGTGTTCCGATCCTTCCATTCGAgttccttttcaaaaatcGTGGCTTTGAGGGCTTGCATATCATTTTTGAGCTTTcggatttcttcttcatgtGCATTCGTGGAGAGAGCGTCTATCTTGGTAGGAGACGGTACAGCCTTACCTAGCGATCGCACAAAAGGAGTCTCGCCTTCGTCGcgcttttcttcgtccgaatAGCGTTCAGTATTAGGGCGAGCCTTGGTTCTAGAAACAGCGTTCTTGTTAGAGTACGTCATCTTGGATTGCTTAATTTCATATTCTTGATTCTCAGGTTCAAAAGCTCGTGTCGCTTTCATCGATGGCTTAATCTGAGAACCATCTGTGAATCTTTCATCAGAAGAAGATACCTTATGCTTCGTAACGGAGCTCTTTCTGCTAACTGTACTTTCAATGTCGCTTGGATTGTTGTTCAACCACTTCTGTAAAGCTGACACGACACCGTTCTTCTCCGGATAGTCGCCCTCGATAGCTAAGTTCAGTGCTGTGTTACCGTCCATATCTTTCGCTGTTGCCACGGCACGGTTCGCCACCAACAACATATCGACCACCGAAACAGAACTGGGTCCCCAGCAAGCCAGGTAGTGAATCGGCAGCATACCTCGCGGGTCCGGAATTTTCGCAGCTTCGGGAAAGcttacaagcaattggcgAATGACATCCCGAGCGCCTTGATTCCCACATGCGTAATGCAAGGCGTACATGCCTTGGTCGTCAACACATTTAGGGCCGTCTGGGTAGGCACGTATCAACGCGGCAATGACCGACGCCGGTGGTTGCCTTGCACAAGCCGAATGCAAAGGCAAGAACCGCCACATAATCTCAGGGTTTTCTGTATTGTCTTCATCTTCGTAGTGGCGAACAACCCAAGTTGCCGCCTGGACGGGATGGCGTTTGCAAACTTGCACTGCACGGTCCCAATTCTGATCGGTAATAGCCTGATAGAGCTCCGTCAAGTTCTTGTCATAGTCTACTTCTAATGTAGAAGGAGTCACAAAAAGTTCTGCCATCGTAATGGGATGCGTCTCGCCCTATTCGTCACAGAT
This genomic interval carries:
- a CDS encoding predicted protein (Membrane targeted ammonium transporter. This is one of eight ammonium transporters in the Pt genome. Phylogenetically, this transporter is very similar to the Pt transporter that is on scaffold 181.), translated to MSSSAIYQSCAGQFDSGEQLDQLLQCLSTGHDGALSDQTSNLAGGIDAFYLIFAGALVYFMQTGFAMLCAGSIRAKNVKNVILWNLLDSCGGGLAFWSVGYAFAYGGDNAGSKTFVGNAGFFLQGDDIRLENWFFQFAFACALSSIVAGTIAERTQMKAYLMYSVFLAGFVYPVVAHAFWSSNGFLSNTATDPLWGSGAIDLAGSGPVHMTGGVTALAAALVLGPRIGRFYDKEGNPLEEPAEFPPHSVALQFLGTFCLWFGWYGFNPGSVFFISSIENGQVAALVAVNTTLAACAGAVSAMFTSTLFDYWYTGLHTYDLGYTMNGCLTGLVAITAGCATVETWAAVLIGIGAGWFYLLGSKLLVYFRIDDAVDAIPVHMVGGAWGVIATGLFTKGELLLAAFGQEEHVGWFYEWGSGSGNFTLIGIQLLSVLFIFAWTFSVMGIYFYALSFMGWLRIDPLEEEVGMDISRHKGSAYDMTSANMEQVRSLMDDRSTSNRGKLRKSSIIEKPAKTGPIEGGTASGESEIKESDVEHAERV
- a CDS encoding predicted protein, with the protein product MAELFVTPSTLEVDYDKNLTELYQAITDQNWDRAVQVCKRHPVQAATWVVRHYEDEDNTENPEIMWRFLPLHSACARQPPASVIAALIRAYPDGPKCVDDQGMYALHYACGNQGARDVIRQLLVSFPEAAKIPDPRGMLPIHYLACWGPSSVSVVDMLLVANRAVATAKDMDGNTALNLAIEGDYPEKNGVVSALQKWLNNNPSDIESTVSRKSSVTKHKVSSSDERFTDGSQIKPSMKATRAFEPENQEYEIKQSKMTYSNKNAVSRTKARPNTERYSDEEKRDEGETPFVRSLGKAVPSPTKIDALSTNAHEEEIRKLKNDMQALKATIFEKELEWKDRNTETEEQWKAKYNALKLLSGEKEEEVETMKKELEKVRKELDESRGTTRNKDIDIEAGKQKLLQARDDLKGLRDTLGDLMEQHEGFKKKNHNMNDRLGSLSASLESMMEHQNMLTKSLKKRSDKRKATYEDRQARLKELMDLEKSLQEDDDQLDTSLNKQTREMEAIAAVIAAARE